In one window of Ruminococcus hominis DNA:
- a CDS encoding 4Fe-4S dicluster domain-containing protein — protein MMRGLQTTVRMIRRRVFTEVAKLGFKANAETLIDDMEAIPYEIVTEDQDYRDSRYRARAVVRERLRLAMGLSLRPENKPVHLTQGVEASNISEKYYEPPLMQVIPSACEACEERGYEVSNMCKGCLAHPCQEVCPKGAISMVDGKSYIDQTKCIKCGKCKSACPYDAIAKKERPCKNACGVGAIVSDKMGRAYIDPDKCVSCGMCMVSCPFGAISDKSQIFQLARALSEGEEIVAEIAPAFVGQFGENITARNIKAALQEMGFSEAYEVALGADIGAVAEAHHYVNKVVSGELPFLLTSCCPSWAMLAKKQFPDLIDQISQELTPMVATARTIKQEHPNAKVVFIGPCAAKKLEASRRTVRSDVDFVVTFEELQAMFDAKGIDLTKYEAESSFHDATGAGRGYACAGGVAAAIEECIKEYYPGVDVNIEHAEGLAECRKTLLLAKAGKMNGCLIEGMGCPGGCVAGAGTNIPIPQAKKDVATYVKNSTKSIPPKELENIELK, from the coding sequence ATGATGAGAGGATTACAGACTACAGTAAGAATGATCAGAAGAAGAGTATTTACAGAAGTTGCAAAATTAGGTTTCAAAGCAAATGCAGAGACATTAATTGATGATATGGAAGCAATTCCATATGAAATTGTTACCGAGGATCAGGATTACCGAGATAGCCGTTATCGAGCAAGAGCTGTTGTGCGTGAAAGATTGCGTTTGGCAATGGGGTTATCTCTTCGTCCAGAGAATAAACCTGTGCATCTTACACAGGGAGTAGAAGCAAGTAATATTTCGGAAAAATATTATGAGCCACCATTGATGCAGGTAATTCCTTCAGCATGTGAAGCATGTGAGGAAAGAGGATATGAAGTATCTAATATGTGCAAAGGTTGTCTTGCACATCCATGTCAGGAAGTCTGTCCAAAGGGTGCAATTTCCATGGTGGATGGAAAATCATATATAGACCAGACAAAGTGCATTAAGTGTGGAAAATGCAAGTCTGCCTGTCCATATGACGCAATTGCAAAAAAAGAACGTCCATGTAAAAATGCATGTGGAGTTGGAGCAATTGTATCGGATAAAATGGGAAGAGCTTATATTGATCCTGACAAGTGTGTATCATGCGGTATGTGTATGGTAAGTTGTCCATTTGGAGCAATTTCTGATAAATCGCAGATATTCCAGCTTGCACGTGCTTTAAGTGAAGGGGAAGAAATTGTTGCAGAAATCGCACCGGCATTTGTAGGTCAGTTTGGAGAAAATATTACTGCAAGAAATATTAAAGCTGCATTGCAGGAAATGGGATTTTCAGAAGCGTATGAAGTCGCACTTGGAGCAGATATCGGGGCAGTGGCAGAGGCACATCACTATGTAAATAAAGTTGTATCAGGAGAACTCCCGTTTCTTCTTACATCATGTTGTCCATCCTGGGCAATGCTTGCAAAAAAACAGTTTCCAGATTTGATCGATCAGATTTCACAGGAGCTGACACCTATGGTTGCAACGGCAAGAACAATTAAGCAGGAGCATCCAAATGCAAAGGTTGTGTTTATCGGACCATGCGCAGCAAAGAAACTGGAGGCTTCCAGAAGGACAGTAAGAAGTGATGTAGATTTTGTTGTGACATTTGAAGAGTTGCAGGCTATGTTTGATGCAAAAGGAATTGATTTGACAAAATATGAAGCAGAATCTTCTTTCCATGATGCAACCGGTGCAGGACGTGGATATGCATGTGCAGGCGGCGTTGCAGCAGCAATTGAAGAATGTATTAAAGAGTATTATCCAGGTGTAGACGTAAACATCGAACATGCAGAGGGTCTTGCAGAATGTAGAAAAACACTGCTTCTTGCAAAAGCCGGCAAGATGAATGGCTGCCTGATTGAAGGAATGGGATGCCCGGGAGGATGCGTTGCAGGAGCAGGAACTAACATTCCAATTCCACAGGCTAAGAAAGATGTTGCAACTTATGTGAAGAACTCAACAAAATCAATTCCACCAAAGGAATTAGAGAATATTGAATTAAAATAG